The genomic stretch CGATGAGGTGCAACAAACGCCGGTGATCCATATCCCATTCCGGACGGCGCTGGAGCATTTGACCTTCGAGTTTGAACTGCATGACGGCTGCAGCTTTCTGCATCCGTGCAACCAATTGCATCGGACGCACCCCGGTTCTCGGGGGCATGAAATGCTCGGCGGGGTCATCGCCATAAACGGTTTGTGCCAGATGTTCAAGCGAGGTCAGTGGAATGCTGTAGCCTTCGTCGATCTGCGTAATCCGACGGTAACGCAGGGACACGCGCAG from Novipirellula artificiosorum encodes the following:
- a CDS encoding fructose-bisphosphatase class III; translation: MSLRYRRITQIDEGYSIPLTSLEHLAQTVYGDDPAEHFMPPRTGVRPMQLVARMQKAAAVMQFKLEGQMLQRRPEWDMDHRRLLHLIDYDDGSIELDGVQYPLRDTRFPTIDPDKPYQLSPEEELFLKGLRHSFVSSQKLGEQMRWLVSHGAMYFMTWRIDHGNAFLANAR